A stretch of Eschrichtius robustus isolate mEscRob2 chromosome 6, mEscRob2.pri, whole genome shotgun sequence DNA encodes these proteins:
- the PTX3 gene encoding pentraxin-related protein PTX3 — protein MHLPVILFCALWSAVSAENSDEYELMYVNLDNEIDNGLHPTEDPTPCDCSRENSEWDKLFIMLENSQMREGMLLQATDDVLRGELQKLRAELGRLAGSLARPCAPVAPAEARLARALDELLQASRDASRRLARLEEAGALQPQEEAGQALGAVLEELRQTQADLRAVQGWVAGRWLPAGCETAILFPMRSKKIFASVHPATPMKLEAFSACIWVKATDVLNKTVLFSYGTKRNPYEIQLYLSYQSIVLVVGGEENRLVTDTVISLGTWTHLCSTWNSEKGHVALWVNGDLVAATVDMATGHVVPEGGILQVGQEKNGCCVGGGFDETLAFSGRLTGFNIWDRVLSNEDIRKTGGAESCHIRGNVVGWAVTEIQPHGGAQYVS, from the exons ATGCATCTCCCTGTGATTCTGTTTTGTGCTCTCTGGTCTGCAGTGTCGGCCGAGAACTCGGATGAATATGAGCTCATGTATGTGAATCTGGACAATGAAATAGACAATGGACTCCATCCCACTGAGGACC CTACGCCGTGCGACTGCAGTCGGGAGAACTCCGAGTGGGACAAGCTCTTCATCATGCTGGAGAACTCGCAGATGCGGGAGGGCATGCTGCTGCAGGCCACCGACGACGTCCTCCGGGGTGAGCTGCAGAAGCTGCGGGCCGAGCTGGGCCGGCTGGCGGGCAGCCTGGCGAGGCCGTGCGCGCCGGTGGCCCCCGCCGAGGCCAGGCTGGCCCGGGCGCTGGACGAGCTGCTGCAGGCGAGCCGCGACGCGAGCCGCAGGCTGGCGCGCCTGGAGGAAGCCGGGGCGCTGCAGCCGCAGGAGGAGGCGGGGCAGGCCCTTGGCGCAGTGCTCGAGGAGCTGCGGCAGACGCAGGCCGACCTCCGCGCTGTGCAGGGCTGGGTGGCAGGACGCTGGCTGCCAGCAG GTTGTGAAACAGCGATTTTATTCCCCATGCGTTCCAAGAAGATTTTTGCAAGCGTGCATCCAGCAACACCAATGAAACTTGAGGCTTTCAGTGCCTGCATTTGGGTCAAAGCCACAGATGTGTTAAACAAAACTGTCCTGTTTTCCTATGGCACAAAGAGGAATCCATATGAGATCCAGCTGTACCTCAGCTATCAGTCCATCGTCCTTGTGGTGGGTGGAGAGGAAAACAGACTGGTCACCGATACTGTGATTTCCCTGGGAACGTGGACCCATCTGTGCAGCACCTGGAATTCAGAGAAAGGGCACGTGGCCTTGTGGGTAAATGGTGACCTGGTGGCCGCCACTGTCGACATGGCCACGGGTCACGTTGTTCCCGAGGGAGGAATCCTGCAGGTTGGCCAAGAAAAGAACGGCTGCTGTGTGGGTGGTGGCTTTGATGAGACATTAGCCTTTTCTGGCAGACTCACGGGCTTCAACATCTGGGATCGTGTTCTTAGTAATGAAGACATAAGAAAGACCGGAGGAGCAGAGTCCTGTCACATCCGGGGCAATGTGGTTGGGTGGGCAGTCACGGAGATTCAGCCCCACGGAGGAGCGCAGTACGTTTCTTAA